Genomic window (Terriglobia bacterium):
AAAATCCAGAGCGAGTCCATCCTTTCCTCCCGGAATTGACTCTATTGAGCCTCCAGAAACCGTGCCATGACGGCGGCCGTCCGGCGCCAATTTTCCTCTTCGGCCTCGATCTGCCTGCGTCCCGAGGCGGTGAGCGAATAGAAACGGGCGCGCCGCCCCGTTTCGGAAATCCCCCATTTCGACCTGATCCAGCGCCGTTGTTCGAGGCGCACGAGGGCCGGATAGAGCGTTCCATGG
Coding sequences:
- a CDS encoding PadR family transcriptional regulator, which produces MPDKTDVLQGTLDLMVLKTLETLGEMHGYGIARRIEQVSRDVLRLNHGTLYPALVRLEQRRWIRSKWGISETGRRARFYSLTASGRRQIEAEEENWRRTAAVMARFLEAQ